A genomic region of Nymphalis io chromosome 3, ilAglIoxx1.1, whole genome shotgun sequence contains the following coding sequences:
- the LOC126781169 gene encoding trypsin theta-like isoform X2, translating into MLHLLKLRVCLFYCLHHVCSGLLNSSLEGRIVKGYKVEIDQYPHSVFLHFLKDIPTACGSSLVMDRAVITAAHCLNELKYRNGRITAFMGSTIPLHAKLVRRVVDYRIHPHYNAKKGRYNLGIAFFNNRVTLNHFVKKVPIAIIAPKPGDGLFTSGWGKQILKKLPDYSDLRHLKVSKQMLITDRECEHYTNFRMSSAYFCTVSINGYHYQYFRMSVSQ; encoded by the exons ATGTTGCATTTGTTGAAGTTACgagtatgtttgttttattgtttgcaTCATGTGTGCAGCGGGTTGTTAAACTCGAGTTTAGAAGGTCGAATAGTCAAGGGATATAAAGTTGAAATAGACCAATATCCGCATTCTGTTTTTTTGCATTTTCTAAAGGACATTCCTACAGCTTGTGGCTCTTCTCTTGTCATGGATCGAGCTGTGATAACTGCAGCTCATTGTTTGAACGAATTGAAATACCGCAACGGCCGTATTACGGCCTTCATGGGATCGACCATACCTTTACATGCTAAACTAGTCAGGCGTGTCGTTGATTACCGTATCCATCCTCACTATAATGCAAAGAAAGGAAGGTACAATTTAGGTATTGCGTTCTTTAATAACCGAGTAACACTAAATCATTTTGTTAAAAAGGTACCGATTGCAATTATAGCTCCTAAGCCTGGTGATGGACTATTTACTAGCGGCTGGGGTAAGCAAATA CTAAAGAAACTTCCAGATTACAGCGACCTACGACATCTGAAAGTATCAAAACAAATGTTGATAACGGACCGAGAGTGTGAACACTACACTAATTTCAGAATGTCTTCAGCGTACTTTTGTACCGTCTCTATTAATGGCTATCATTATCA ATATTTTCGTATGTCAGTTTCACAATAA
- the LOC126781169 gene encoding uncharacterized protein LOC126781169 isoform X3: MLHLLKLRVPIAIIAPKPGDGLFTSGWGKQILKKLPDYSDLRHLKVSKQMLITDRECEHYTNFRMSSAYFCTVSINGYHYHGDSGNGLITKNHFLVGVVSYMINDATIYTNVIRERHWIKESILSLFQNC, from the exons ATGTTGCATTTGTTGAAGTTACga GTACCGATTGCAATTATAGCTCCTAAGCCTGGTGATGGACTATTTACTAGCGGCTGGGGTAAGCAAATA CTAAAGAAACTTCCAGATTACAGCGACCTACGACATCTGAAAGTATCAAAACAAATGTTGATAACGGACCGAGAGTGTGAACACTACACTAATTTCAGAATGTCTTCAGCGTACTTTTGTACCGTCTCTATTAATGGCTATCATTATCA TGGAGATTCTGGAAATGGTTTGATAACAAAGAATCATTTCTTGGTCGGCGTAGTGTCGTACATGATCAATGATGCTACTATTTATACTAACGTTATTAGAGAACGCCATTGGATCAAAGAATCAATCCTgtcattatttcaaaattgctAA
- the LOC126781169 gene encoding coagulation factor IX-like isoform X1: protein MLHLLKLRVCLFYCLHHVCSGLLNSSLEGRIVKGYKVEIDQYPHSVFLHFLKDIPTACGSSLVMDRAVITAAHCLNELKYRNGRITAFMGSTIPLHAKLVRRVVDYRIHPHYNAKKGRYNLGIAFFNNRVTLNHFVKKVPIAIIAPKPGDGLFTSGWGKQILKKLPDYSDLRHLKVSKQMLITDRECEHYTNFRMSSAYFCTVSINGYHYHGDSGNGLITKNHFLVGVVSYMINDATIYTNVIRERHWIKESILSLFQNC, encoded by the exons ATGTTGCATTTGTTGAAGTTACgagtatgtttgttttattgtttgcaTCATGTGTGCAGCGGGTTGTTAAACTCGAGTTTAGAAGGTCGAATAGTCAAGGGATATAAAGTTGAAATAGACCAATATCCGCATTCTGTTTTTTTGCATTTTCTAAAGGACATTCCTACAGCTTGTGGCTCTTCTCTTGTCATGGATCGAGCTGTGATAACTGCAGCTCATTGTTTGAACGAATTGAAATACCGCAACGGCCGTATTACGGCCTTCATGGGATCGACCATACCTTTACATGCTAAACTAGTCAGGCGTGTCGTTGATTACCGTATCCATCCTCACTATAATGCAAAGAAAGGAAGGTACAATTTAGGTATTGCGTTCTTTAATAACCGAGTAACACTAAATCATTTTGTTAAAAAGGTACCGATTGCAATTATAGCTCCTAAGCCTGGTGATGGACTATTTACTAGCGGCTGGGGTAAGCAAATA CTAAAGAAACTTCCAGATTACAGCGACCTACGACATCTGAAAGTATCAAAACAAATGTTGATAACGGACCGAGAGTGTGAACACTACACTAATTTCAGAATGTCTTCAGCGTACTTTTGTACCGTCTCTATTAATGGCTATCATTATCA TGGAGATTCTGGAAATGGTTTGATAACAAAGAATCATTTCTTGGTCGGCGTAGTGTCGTACATGATCAATGATGCTACTATTTATACTAACGTTATTAGAGAACGCCATTGGATCAAAGAATCAATCCTgtcattatttcaaaattgctAA
- the LOC126781148 gene encoding snake venom serine protease serpentokallikrein-1-like isoform X2: protein MKLKIQLKLSKIAHTEKSDFLENPYEDSDFLHETKQRVWSKTDCVKFLSELPEGTFCSGRVRDGGYPSHGDSGSPLIIDGYLQTGLVSFKNMEVSRSIIVYTDIPYHYDWIARNALAVFCG from the exons atgaaattaaaaatacaattaaagctAAGTAAAATAGCACATACGGAAAAATCGGATTTTCTG gAAAATCCGTATGAAGATTCTGACTTTTTGCATGAAACAAAGCAAAGGGTTTGGTCAAAAACTGACTGCGTTAAATTTCTAAGTGAATTACCAGAAGGAACATTTTGCAGCGGTAGAGTTCGTGATGGCGGGTACCCTTCTca CGGTGATTCTGGCAGTCCTCTCATAATTGATGGATACTTGCAAACTGGCCTGGTCTCCTTCAAAAACATGGAAGTATCTAGGTCCATCATAGTTTACACGGATATTCCATACCATTACGACTGGATTGCTAGGAATGCTTTAGCTGTGTTTTgtggataa
- the LOC126781148 gene encoding chymotrypsin-1-like isoform X1 — protein sequence MFYFIVILRFLVVTSSEIEPKVVMGDETSIQNHPYSAFLIIAQDTSAHICGASIVNQKLLLTAAHCFDALNRKYKVNANVGHTNKRKGHFLKITRVKVHPQYDKIKIANDIALAGLKKEIKFGEIVNRVVLAQRRPREGPALIAGWGFVGENPYEDSDFLHETKQRVWSKTDCVKFLSELPEGTFCSGRVRDGGYPSHGDSGSPLIIDGYLQTGLVSFKNMEVSRSIIVYTDIPYHYDWIARNALAVFCG from the exons ATGTTTTACTTCATTGTCATATTGCGATTTTTAGTCGTAACTTCTAGTGAAATAGAACCTAAAGTAGTAATGGGTGATGAAACTAGTATACAAAACCATCCGTATTCAGCATTTCTTATCATAGCTCAAGACACATCTGCGCATATTTGTGGAGCTTCGATCGTTAACCAAAAGCTACTTCTAACAGCAGCACACTGTTTCGACGCGCTTAACCGCAAATATAAGGTTAACGCTAATGTCGGTCACACGAACAAGCGCAAaggacattttttaaaaataacaagggTAAAAGTTCACCCTCAATACGATAAAATAAAGATCGCCAACGATATTGCACTGGCCGgattaaaaaaggaaattaaatttGGTGAAATTGTTAACAGAGTAGTCTTAGCTCAGCGTCGACCGCGTGAAGGTCCTGCTTTGATCGCTGGGTGGGGATTCGTGGGT gAAAATCCGTATGAAGATTCTGACTTTTTGCATGAAACAAAGCAAAGGGTTTGGTCAAAAACTGACTGCGTTAAATTTCTAAGTGAATTACCAGAAGGAACATTTTGCAGCGGTAGAGTTCGTGATGGCGGGTACCCTTCTca CGGTGATTCTGGCAGTCCTCTCATAATTGATGGATACTTGCAAACTGGCCTGGTCTCCTTCAAAAACATGGAAGTATCTAGGTCCATCATAGTTTACACGGATATTCCATACCATTACGACTGGATTGCTAGGAATGCTTTAGCTGTGTTTTgtggataa